The sequence GAGACAAAATGCCAGATCCAAGAAGAAGGTGATAGTGCAACTGATCCCTCGTGCAAACAGGTAGAAGGTATTGAAATTGTggaacttcagctgtcacacgtGAAGAACTTATTCCACTGCGAGAAATGTAACCGttcatttaaattgttttacCATTTTAAGGAACACATGAAAACACACTCTACTGAGAGTTACAAGTGTGACACATGCAATAAAAGGTACCTACGAGAGAGTGCTTTGAAACAACACTTCACCTGTTACCACCTTGATGAAGGTGGTGCCAGTAAGAAGCAAAGACCtggcaaaaaaatacatatatgccAGTACTGTGATAAGCAGTTTGACCACTTTGGACATTTTAAAGAGCACCTCCGGAAGCACACAGGTAAGAGCACTGCTATGGTCTTGTACTTGTGGCTTTGGCTCTAGCATTTTAAGTTTTTGCATGTTTTGGGGAAATAGAGAATATGCTGAAGAGAACATGTGAGTCCTGAGTACTAGAAATACTTGGCTTCTAGTTACAActaaaatgctgttttattttatttttttgttttgttttgttttgttttccattgatATAAACTCTGAGGGATTGAGGTAGTTAAAAATAGGCACCTAAAACCAGAAAGCGCTAATGAAGCTTCTCTCTCAAGTCTATTAaatcttaaagatttttttcaaaataatttcttaaagcatgttttcttcttcaaaagtACCAAACTGAGAAGTTACTCTTATTTTCACAATTCTACTAGTAAATGTTTCTGTTGAAATATGATCTGAACTGTGAGCTTCTCAGTGGAATACATAGTTTAAAGGGTTTCTTTAATTAACAGAACTTCTGAGCAAATGCCTATTAATACATTAGACATAAAATACTCCCCTAACAACTCTCTCTTGTACCATCTTGTTTGAAGCTTTCATCCTTGTTCTTGACATCTCATctatgatttcattttctttgttaattAACACAGCAAAACATTTCTAGTGACTATAGTAGATTTTTGTTACTGTAAAATTTGCCTCTATGAAATCTGGATAGCATCTTTTGAGTACAAAATGACTTGTGCTCCTTCTGTATAATATGGGAGGTTAAGATGATATTTCTTCATCTCACTGAAAAGTTTGTACTATCTGAATAGGTACTGAGCATTATATAGATAGCTCTCTGAATGTAAAATATATGTTGTCCTgatctttcagatttttttgtttaatatatcGGTCATGAGTTTGCGGGAGCATAATAATGGACTCaatgacagatcaatatgatcatagttgaagaccctttactagagcatcagacatcattttatacattggttacatctgtacatgtgcttagctattttactattggttacataCGTTATTCACAcgctgtccacgcgcctagttacacttaatgattggttatatcaacactgtacacgcgcataaacataggacataattggttatactaactaaaacatgcaaaacttgtctcagtctaattggtcaagataaactgccgaattgaggttctttgtgccaagttccctttatcgtggaatgcgcacctgtgttcttctaattggcatctttctttttttgtcttcttgtttattctgttcaaggtcttctaaaggcgtctgaaatgctcttgcgaccgttagctaaatatgtttCCACATGAGTTCATCAGTAAGAATTTAATGGAGGGTAGCAATCCTGTTTCTTTTGTGGCTTGTTGTTGTTGCTAAAGCCTTTTAATTGGAACTTATTTGCATCTGTGTATGGGAGTGCTGAGTATTGATATATGACACTATCCAGTCTACTTCCAATAGCCCCTTAAAAGTTGAATTTATAAAAAGTCTTTGGCAAATCCTTATCCCCCATGAAGTAGGGAATGTTTCTCCATTATGACCAAGCCAAATACAAACTACTTAACAAAagtcttttcagagaaaagtttgTGGCAGATTAACAAAGTAACCCAAATATCACAGTATGTTGGTTGCTGTTGTGACAAAGGATTTTGGGGATGAAGCAACTTAGCATATCACAGAGGATGCAGAGTACTTTCTAAATATTTACTGATACAAGTATAACACATGGAATCTAATTACTTCTAGTTCAGCATTTTGAAAGCCTTAAGCTTAAAATTAAACCAGATACTACTATTTAACTGTGGTCTCCTAAGGTCAGTGGAAAAACTCCCATTGAGCTACAGGCTTTCTAAGTTCTTAAATCTGTATAGCACTGGTTGAAtacaaaaatggaattaaaaggCTAGGGAGAAAATGTCCTACAAAGTATTTGATCCTGTTGCTGCTTAATCACAACACCAGCAATAACATGAAAGTAGCAATTGGAGCAGAAATAGACACCTTATCAGGGTTGGTAATTATTTTTGATGTAGGAATTTGACATTGCCAATGGCTATTATCTTTGTCTcaataaaagaaaggaaggagaactATGGAGTTTCTTTCTCGTGCGTGCATGCAATACCTTAAGCAGCTTCTGaatatctggggaaaaaacctcaaaattgTCTTGTATGTCATGTAACTGAATGTACTAACAAAGTCATCTCCAGAACTTCTAAAGAGGGAAGTTTTTTTTGCCTGAtctaatgattttctttttttccatttatgagAATGAATGAGATTTCACTTGCCAATCATAAGTAACTCATAGGACAAATTCTGTAAGGCTGCACTTAAATAATGTATATCTGTTGAGTTCAATAGCTCTAATTTGTCTTACACAAGAAGAGCAATTTCCTCATACAGAACTCAATCTTAGAATGAAGCTACTGCTCTCAATATGCTTGTCTAATCCTGGTATTTTGCAAAGCTTATATCCTCTAGCAGAAAGAAACACTGAATAGCCTTGATTCCCTCTGATTTTACTGGGAATTTTGACTGCTGAATATTTCTCAAAGTTAGgccttcttgatttttttttttttctttctttttttttccttttatggagAGTGTGTGTACTCACATGAGTGAAGGTGGAAGTGAAGGAGTTGTGATATGTTCCAAGCAGCCAAATTAATCAGCCCTTGTCTGAAAACCCTGTAACTGAAGTAATTTGTATGCAGATTATACAAGTTTCttaggaaaaattaattaagGTCCTTGCCATTCTTCATaaatctaaaatatattttacaggaAGTGTACTTTGAACTGCAAATAACATCTTCCATAGGAGTGAATAAAATGGACTCTATTTACATACCTTGAATAAATGATCCCAAGAAGTTCATTTGATAAACGcctgccttgggggggggggagattaaaaacaaacaaaaaaaccccaacttggcttactatttctttttaaacccaATCTAAATAATTATATGGCAGCTTTATGGTTATGGTTTAATTCCCTGGTATTTCTTACATATTAGGCAAATAAAAGTCACCATGTTGTTATGAATGTCTTtgagttaaaaattatttattttgggcAATCTCCTTCCTGTGGCTGTAGGGTTATAAAGGACCAGCACAATATTGGACTGTTTTGGGTCAGAATTTCTGTCCTGTGAGTTACTTATGATTGGCAAGTGAAATCTCACCCATTCtcataaatggaaaaaagataATTGTTAGATCAGGCCAGAACCTTCCATCTTTATAAAATCTCACTTAGATGAGACTAAACCCATAGTTAGATGACACCCAGGGGAAGAGAAGCAAGTTGTCACCTTTAGGAGAGGAGTTTATCCCCCAGCTTGCCAGTGCATTTCTCAAGCTAGAGGCAGGCTGACACACTCTCTGTGTTTTCCATCACTGCTGTGACCAGTGCAGTCGAGGTTGCAGCATTGATTTGCACTGTGCAAGTCACACAATGTCTTTTGGCTTTTGGATATCTCCACTGTTGTCTTTGAATTGTCACTTTCAGATACTTTTGGCAGAATATGTTGAAGATTATTGAAGAATTTGAGTAAGAATAGAATAAATCTGTCCTTGACTGGGCGGTGCCTTGCTCCAAGTAACTTTAAATGTGACCAGATCGCAGGGCAGGTGAAGGTCTGTGGTGTGAGTTTTGTTCTGTAGTATCCTCTTGGCTCACCAATGTATTTGGTTGCTCACACAAAGTCCGTGACTTTTGATCTACAAGACTGATGGCAGTTCAGCCTTCTCTGCATTAACTGTACAACAGTCTCCAAAAACATAGCCTTTCATAACCATTAAGGGGAATATTCCCAccatttaacatttttctgtggCCTTTATAAGCAAGAATTATAGGCTACTTGTGGATTTCATTTGAAAAGCTAGTTAGGTACTTCTGaatatctttatttctgaaaatacaggTTTATTGGCTTTCCATCTCAGTAGTCAATAACTACTGCATTCCTGAAAATGTAAGCTTTTAAACTTAATCTAGCTAGAATAGATTCTTACGTTACTCACTGAAATGTCTCAGCCTCTTTTGGAGTTCATTAAGTAGTTTGTTTCAGTAGTTATGTTGGTATCAGTACCTCCACAGATTAATTATCAGACTTTTAGAAGAGACACACTGTTCCTAATTTTTTGTACTTTAATTTCCTTGAATTTCATTGCATTTGTGCATTATGAAATTACTAAACAGAGACACCAGTTGTTCTTTGTTACTACTTGATGATGGTAATAGCAATATACTACTTTGGATGAAagtttaggtttttgttttgtttgttttaatactgATGCATTGTTACTTCATGGTCATTCTGTGACAACTTCTTTTTCTGGAGCTCGATTTCAGCTCTCAAGCATAAGCTGTTATTgttcttgaaaataaaactagTATTTAAATACTTCCTTCTTTAATGTGTCACTTTGTATATACTAATGTTGAGTCTTTAACTGTTAATGTTATCAGGTGAAAAGAGAGAAATAGCTGCTATTTCTTTAAGATATTTTGTCAGAATAGTAATCTAACTTCCATAAAAACCTAAATGTACCTTAAATGGCACTGGGAATTATGTTacattgttgtttgtttttttttttataaatgagaGTTATGGCTCCATGTTAGGTTTTTGCCCTTTTATTTACATAAAGTTTACATAGAAtgtctttctcttcttctgtagAATAATCCAGTTGGCCACATCTTTACAGCATGTTTATCAACCTACAcaaaagggagaggggaagaagggagagctGACCAAAAATTGGCTGGTTTTATACACTTACAAATCCCTGTGTCTGTCTTAACAGGTGAAAAACCATTTGAATGTCCAAACTGCCATGAACATTTTGCTAGGAATAGCACACTCAAATGTCACCTGACAGCCTGTCAGTCTGGAGCTGGAgctaaaaagggaagaaagaagctgTATGAATGTCAGGTGGGTAATGGAAGTAGCAGAGTCTGAGGTTAGATAcctccttcctgtgctgagggagTGTGGGAGTACTGAGCAGGAAAGGCAACGAGAGTGAGCTTATGTCTCCAAGAACTACttttagtaaaataaattataaagatTGCATTCAACCACAACATGAGGGTAAATTCTTATATCTAAATAGTTCCATTTAAAATATGGAATTACTGATATGGAGCTTCATAATGCTTTGTTAATCAGGGAGATTCTCGTGGGTAGGTAAGTGTTCATCTGCATCTTACggactttctgctttcttttcaaggTTCTTGATGCACTGACCTAGGGCTTTCCTGCTTGTGAGCATGCTTCACTAAAGTCCAAAATACAAAGtagtattttatttcctattttattcttcttctgtTTAATACCAATATATTGACTTTGTCTGGAAAGTCATTCCAATTTATGATGACAATCTGTAATGTCTTTTAAGCAAATATAAATGCTGTAGATGGATAGCTAGGGTACTTGGTCAATATATGTAGCTGACATTTGAAAAGCTGTTCAGAAGAATGTTACTTAGCTTTTAAAAGTTGATTCTGAAAAGCTAGAAATTATGAGAGCTGAGGTTGGTTGTAGCATTTTTATTTGCCATTTTGCTGCTTCACTGCTGTGACAGTCTCAAATAAGAACACGCCTGCCCCCTAAGGCTATCACCTTATTCAGTTCACAGAATGGCTGTGGTTTGAGGTTAAATTGGGTTGTGTAGTAAAGAAAACTGCTAGATATCGGCTTTATTTGTTCCAAAAAAACAGAGTGATCTTATTCACAGAAAGCAGTGAATACTGCAGGAGATGAATGAATTCTGTGTTGCTAATCAAATTATTATCAGAAGTTTCACCAATGCTGTTGCATCATTTAGTTGTTATGCTAGTCCGAAGTTAATTCTTGGGAACATACCTTTGTCTTAAAGATAAGTTTGTTTTTAACATGAGAACTACTGTATAACACAAAAATGTACCTAGTAGCTTCATTGAAGATACTGTTTTGTCTTTGTGACCCTTTGGTTTAATTGCTTCACCTCATAGCTTTCTCTGTTACAGATATTGTAAATGTGGGTTAGTGTTGTTTCAGCCAGCAGCAACTACAGCAATTCTTGGATaaatttttcttgaattttttttctttttaaaactaaatttgaaTAGCGTTCAATAAATAAAATCTTGGCTCACTgaacaaagaggagaaaacaaaattgcACTTACTTATGAGCACTTTTGGTGCTCTTCCTTGTATGCCTTGAGTGCTGAATTAGGCTTCATGTGGCAAGAACAGTAATTATGTGCTTGGGCATTACTGATAGTCATTACCTTTATGCATGACTAAGTAATTTTGAGTGTTTATCTATAAGGTTAGTATTTTAAGAAGTGTGTATGCAACTTCTTTCTAAAGTgtgagcctgggggggggggggggggggggggggcaggggacagacAAAAAGCATGTCACTAGCATCACAAACATGGTTTTAAGACTTCAACAGCAAAATGGGGATATTCAGCTCCATTACACAGACCTGTTCCTTGAGTTAATCCCTGTTAGATACTCCATCATCCTTCGGTGCTGTTGCTGAAAATTGAGGAGATGGAACattctgtttcaaaaatatttgccaACAGCGAAGGGGTGCCAACAGTGAAATGCATgttctttgcttctttctgcagCCAAGAACACTTGCATGGACAAAGACCCCTGAGCCTGTTTCTTTACTCCGAGCCTGACTCTACCccactcttctttctcttctaccctGGCACCTCATTCATTTCTGCAGTCTGTGTGTTTTCAGGCTACTTACCTCGGTGCCAGCTGAAGGGAAGGAAGTGTGCTCAAGTGCTTTGTGAAAATAGTATGTCTGCAGTCAAAGTAGTACTTTTAGCTGGAAGAGACTTAAAAGGGTTAAGAGATTTTTATCTGCTGAAATCACTCAAGTAttttttttgaaatggcaaaatgGGAAAGTTTAATCTAGCCAGGTAAATCTTACAACGCCATGAGCAAATGAAAGCTGATAAGGAAAAGTTGACTAGTAGTAGTGCATCTAGAACTTCAGTAAAAGGACAGTTTATATTACGCTTTCATCATACAATATTATTACATAAATGGCTTTCCACCCAAAATTCTAGCACCAGGCATTTATTGGGATGTGAATCTGTATGTGAATTTCACATAAGgttaaaataagaaaactttcAAATGCTGTACTGACTCAAATTTTGTAGGTATCCTGTGTATGCACAACTCAAAATGGCAcactgtttcttaaaaataaataaataccaggTCTTCTGTTCATCTGAAGCTGACTTCTCAGCTTTACCTCTAATGtacatgttttttttaatccatgtagCAAAAAGCTACGCTACGTGAAGCTATGAAATAGGCATTATACTTTGTCATACTTCTGTTGGCACTGTTTAATATACTGTATCTTTTGTTTCAGGTTTGTAACAGTGTGTTTAACAGCTGGGATCAATTTAAAGATCACTTGGTAATACACACCGGTGACAAACCCAACCACTGTACCTTATGTGATTTGTGGTTTATGCAAGGCAGTGAGCTGAGAAGGCATCTCAAAGACATGCACAATATTTCAGAACGAATAGTGACAGAAGAGGTTCTTCCAGTGGAAGCCGAACCAGTAACATCAATGACTATAATAGAACAAGTGGAGCAAGTCCATGTCCTACCAGTAATTCAGGTACAAGTGGATCCTGCACAGGTAACTGTAGAACAGATGCACCAGGATCTCATACAGGAAAGTCAAGTGAAAAGCACACAGATGGAGGAACTGCAAGAACAGGTGCAAATTAGTTACTTGGAAGTTGAACACATTCAGACTGAACAAGGTGCTGAAGTTCATGTGGAGCAGTTACATGTTGAGCATGTAAATCAAATACAGATGGAAGAAGTACAGGCAGAACTTATAGGTGGAACAGACCTTGAACAAGTAGAATATGAAAGTGTTGATCAagtagaagcagaagaaaaggaaactagTCAAGTAGATGATGTAGATAAGGAAGATCATGAACAAGCAGAAGACTTAAAAACTCAACAATTAGTGGACACACAGAATGAAAAGGTGGATGACTAGGACAAATAACCACACTGTGCAGGTTTAGGAATTAAAAACCCAATTATTTTTGTTAGCTTTTACATTGGTTTTTGAACCATCAGCGGTCATCTTTCCAATATGCTGTCCTTGGGAAGCTGGACAAGTGGACCAAAGTTAGCTTTCTTCACGTACAACTAAACTTCTCTCATATGTGAAAAATAACTTTCCCATTCATGTAATACCATGGAACAGAAACTACCACAAAGATGAACAGCTTTGTGAGGATTTTAATAATGAATAGCTTGTATCACTGTTACACTATCCCCGGGTATATGTAAGAGTAACTTTACCTCTTTTCCTCTTGCCATAGAAGCAAACTCTTGTTATAAATTTGCAGGGTGTCTGTGGCAGAAGAATCAGTAAAATCTGGTGGGTTCTAATGTAAGTGGCCAATTGGGTACCTGTGAATTTTCTTAGCAGACTGTTTGCTGTTTCCTAACAGTGGTCCCTAACTttcaggctggggaaaaaaaacattgttGCTGTGCCTTTTCAACACTGACTGGTTAAATTTCCACAAAGATAGAGTGTTCAAGAACCTAGTTCAGTAAAAGGTAATGTAGGTAATGTTATAGCGCTTTatatttttgcttaaaattgtcaactgctgattttttttattatttttttttcattaaatttgggGAGGGGTGAGGGAGGAAAGATTCCATGTGGAGGCAGCAGGACACTCTAAAAGGGATGCTTTAAATTAGGAAAAGCTCAGTAGAATCTGTGGTAAACATGAGATGGAAGAAAGCTACCAGCAGACTCTTCTTTTATAAATCatcatttttgaaaatgaatatttttaaacataaatatagAGAGGACTTGTC comes from Accipiter gentilis chromosome W, bAccGen1.1, whole genome shotgun sequence and encodes:
- the LOC126035268 gene encoding zinc finger protein 131-like; this translates as MAEQARQGEGLLATSPFAMEAEEMMECIQEFPEHYKVILDRLNEQREQDQFTDITLIVDGHHFKAHKAVLAACSQFFYKFFQDFTQEPLVEIEGVSNTAFRHLIEFTYTAKLMVQGEEEANDVWKAAEYLQMLEVIKALEIRNKENSSPLESNQMQGKNKLKKRKIAETSNVITETLPSAESEPVEIEVEIAEGTIEVEDDSIETLEVASAEQSIKYIQTTNTSDESALALLADITSKYRQGETKCQIQEEGDSATDPSCKQVEGIEIVELQLSHVKNLFHCEKCNRSFKLFYHFKEHMKTHSTESYKCDTCNKRYLRESALKQHFTCYHLDEGGASKKQRPGKKIHICQYCDKQFDHFGHFKEHLRKHTGEKPFECPNCHEHFARNSTLKCHLTACQSGAGAKKGRKKLYECQVCNSVFNSWDQFKDHLVIHTGDKPNHCTLCDLWFMQGSELRRHLKDMHNISERIVTEEVLPVEAEPVTSMTIIEQVEQVHVLPVIQVQVDPAQVTVEQMHQDLIQESQVKSTQMEELQEQVQISYLEVEHIQTEQGAEVHVEQLHVEHVNQIQMEEVQAELIGGTDLEQVEYESVDQVEAEEKETSQVDDVDKEDHEQAEDLKTQQLVDTQNEKVDD